In Solanum pennellii chromosome 7, SPENNV200, the following are encoded in one genomic region:
- the LOC107024174 gene encoding uncharacterized protein LOC107024174 isoform X1, with translation MGVEPQKDQPKEMDWKTLGGTGSSEANVGPAVKKRLPKRIRQVPEYYFLPRRSLPYSIAFYGSFIAAGVGAGMLLEAWINKKRMEESFGSSTSERCVLFMFGLLPLLPQGVH, from the exons ATGGGTGTGGAACCGCAAAAAGACCAACCGAAAGAGATGGACTGGAAAACTCTGGGTGGAACGGGGAGTAGTGAGGCTAATGTTGGACCAGCTGTGAAGAAACGGCTTCCAAAAAGGATTCGACAAGTTCCTGAGTATTATTTTCTTCCACGAAGATCCTTACCATACTCCATCGCCTTTTATGGGTCGTTTATTGCTGCAGGTGTTGGTGCAGGAATGCTACTCGAAGCATGGATCAACAAGAAG AGGATGGAGGAGTCATTTGGGAGTTCGACAAGTGAACGATGTGTTCTTTTCATGTTTGGATTGCTACCGCTTTTGCCTCAAGGAGTTCACTGA
- the LOC107025802 gene encoding histone-lysine N-methyltransferase ATXR3, whose amino-acid sequence MGDGGVACVPVQHIMEPFSVCGPKTNSSTFSTSSLNSTTATVKKKKKKMNGKMKAKREKKVVNLSSKSVVKEIESNGDAGKDEVEEGELGTLPVDNGQLVQEKSFSRKYEIKSEIEKGEITPDVKRGEFLKGRWRKGEWEKANYISDKSDRKGEFDKNDTGYEPGEFVPDRWRKGEGSARDDFNYSRTRRYDFAKDKGWKGDLDWTPPSVKDKGWRDDREWTPPSVKDKGWRNDREWTPPLVKDKGWRNDLEWTPPSAKDKGWRNDREWTPPSAKDKGWRNDHEWTPPSSGKHSGQKDGGRSGGIQHVKRLSRYEPSIPERNPRISSKIVGEEGSSKSELRNGNNPARDYFSGNRLKRHGTDSDKNDRKFRGEYDDFSSSKSRKLSDDGSRAVYTVDHSLRRSTEKLHKNAPSNRNIPPDRYSSRHYETSKVPYDRLNSSPRHLERSPRDRARHLDNWDRSPARREKSPYDRGRHFDHSRSPYDRNRHYDHRSRSPSYSEWSPQDQGRHHHRRDRTPNFMEPSPRDRSRTTYHRDTGRKSGPSDKKDSHFEGKKHDGKFNNQKDVSMKDAKDSEVRSCPENRNCSIVKSGNHPVNNDGLPQCPAVNALEPSEENGAVEEAASMEEDMDICNTPPHVTTVAEGTIGKWYYVDQFGVEQGPSRLCKLKSLVEEGYIVADHFVKHADSERWVTVENAVSPMATVNFPSVVSDVVTQMVSPPEASGNVLEDKCDLAQLNDQVAVDTFPPPSEIVPCHGDNLTAAEPSSEHHIDERVGALLEGFSVTPGRELEIIGEVLQVTLEHVEWEKWGSAEGEHWNQSSDEFSLSSEVQKESTEPRTSDKETDFFCSDPAELFSGLWSCKGGDWKRIDEATQDRLWKKKLVLNDGYPLCLMSKSGIEDPRWLQKDELYNQSHSRKLDLPSWAFTPDEWNDSNIVGRPNQSKPPVLRGTKGMMLPVIRINACVVKEHGSFVSEPHTKVRGKDRHPQRSSRPYVVTGDTKRSSEEAVYRSKSRQDQELHGSSKSIMPLIIPKDRLCSADELQLHLGEWYYLDGAGHERGPFSFIELQVLVDQGVIPENSSAFRRVDRIWVPVPSSSKTSDLSKMCQTPNETLGASESELESSLQSAPSGAPCTFHGMHPQFIGHTQGKLHELVMKSYKSRELAAAINEVLDPWINARQPKKESNPDFRASKKARCHGSEEEYEMEEDISVFQNDECQFDDLCGDETFNRETITTSGIKNGSWDLLNDRVLGRVFHFLKADVKSLVYASLTCKHWRSIVKIYKGISPQVDLLSVASSCTDSMMQTIMSGYNKEKITSLVLRDCTSITPRMLEDVLFSFSCLSYIDIRGCSQLDDVAVKFPNINWIRSRSSNLKVKSLKNFSDRTASSYRNYSSQENQMDDSIGLRDYLESSDKREFANQLFRRSLYKRSKAFDAKKSSSMLSRDAQLRHLAMRKSRNCFKRMKEFLASSLREIMKENTFEFFVPKVGEIEEKIRSGFYASRGLKSAKEDISRMCRDALKSKNRGDAKDMNRIIALFIRLATRLEEDPKSFRTGDEMMKTSKDESPPGFSSSTTKYKKNPARMSEKKYFNRSNGSSYVNGVSDYGEFASDREIKRRLSKLRLKSLDSGSETSDDLSGSSGDTSSDNESTASETESDLDLRSECGAAESKDYFTPDDGFDSFADDREWGARMTKASLVPPVTRKYEVIDHYVIVADEKEVKRKMLVSLPEDYAGKLSVQKNGTEESDMEIPEVKDYKPRKTLGEEVIEQEVYGIDPYTHNLLLDSMPDESDWSLLDKHLFIEDVLLRTLNKQVRRFTGSHTPMIYSLKPVFEEILETADKDQDKRTVRLCQFMLNAIDTRPEDNYVAYRKGLGVVCNKEGGFSEEDFVVEFLGEVYPAWKWFEKQDGIRSLQRNNNDPAPEFYNIYLERPKGDADGYDLVVVDAMHKANYASRICHSCRPNCEAKVTAVDGQYQIGIYSTRPIAYGEEVTFDYNSVTESKEEYEASVCLCGSQVCRGSYLNLTGEGAFLKVLQEYHGLLNRHQLMLEACELNSVSEEDYIDLGKAGLGSCLLAGLPHWLIAYSARLVRFINFERTKLPDEILKHNLEEKKKYFSDVCLEVEKNESEIQAEGVYNQRLQNLALTLDKVRYVMRCVFGDPEKAPPPLERLNPEEAVSFIWRGEGSLVEELLQCMAPHLEDSMLNDLKAKIRAHDPSRSDDLETGLRKSLIWLRDEVRDLPCTYKSRHDAAADLIHLYAYTKCFFRIREYKTVTSPPVYISPLDLGPKYTDKLGPGTHEYRKTYGENYCLGQLFYWYNQANADPENCLFKASRGCLSLPEAGSFYAKVQKPSRQRVYGPRTVKFMLSRMEKQPQRAWPKDRIWSFKNSPNVFGSPMLDGILNKSPLEREMVHWLKHRPAIFQAKWDR is encoded by the exons ATGGGCGATGGAGGCGTTGCATGTGTGCCTGTACAGCATATTATGGAGCCTTTTTCAGTTTGTGGACCCAAGACTAACAGCAGCACGTTCAGTACTTCTTCTTTAAATTCTACTACAGCAactgtgaagaagaagaagaaaaagatgaatGGTAAGATGAAGgcaaaaagggagaaaaaagtAGTGAACTTGAGTTCTAAGAGTGTTGTTAAAGAAATTGAGTCTAATGGTGACGCTGGAAAAGACGAAGTTGAGGAGGGTGAATTGGGTACTTTACCTGTGGACAACGGACAACTTGTTCAGGAGAAATCATTTTCGCGAAAATACGAGATAAAGAGTGAAATTGAGAAGGGGGAGATCACACCTGATGTTAAAAGGGGTGAGTTTCTCAAAGGAAGGTGGCGCAAAGGGGAATGGGAGAAGGCTAACTATATTTCTGACAAGTCTGACAGAAAAGGGgagtttgataagaatgataCTGGTTATGAACCAGGTGAATTTGTACCTGATAGGTGGCGGAAAGGTGAGGGCTCAGCAAGGGATGATTTTAACTATAGCAGAACACGCAGGTATGATTTTGCTAAAGATAAGGGTTGGAAAGGGGACCTAGACTGGACGCCACCTTCGGTCAAGGACAAAGGCTGGAGAGATGATCGTGAATGGACGCCACCTTCGGTCAAGGACAAAGGCTGGAGAAATGATCGTGAATGGACGCCACCTTTGGTCAAGGACAAAGGGTGGAGAAATGATCTTGAATGGACACCACCTTCGGCCAAGGACAAAGGATGGAGAAATGATCGTGAATGGACGCCACCTTCGGCCAAGGACAAAGGATGGAGAAATGACCATGAATGGACACCACCTTCCTCAGGTAAGCATTCTGGGCAGAAAGATGGTGGTAGAAGTGGTGGAATTCAGCATGTGAAGAGGTTGTCTAGATATGAACCTAGCATTCCAGAAAGGAATCCAAGGATTAGTTCCAAGATTGTTGGAGAAGAAGGTTCTTCCAAGAGCGAACTGAGAAATGGCAATAATCCTGCAAGAGATTATTTCTCAGGTAATAGGTTAAAACGGCACGGTACTGATTCAGATAAAAATGACCGCAAGTTCAGGGGTGAGTATGATGACTTCTCAAGTTCAAAAAGCAGGAAACTTTCTGATGATGGAAGTCGGGCTGTATACACAGTAGATCACAGTCTGCGGCGTTCTACTGAGAAGTTGCACAAGAATGCTCCTTCTAATAGGAATATTCCGCCTGACAGGTATTCTTCCAGGCATTATGAGACATCTAAAGTTCCTTATGACAGACTTAATAGCAGTCCTCGTCATTTGGAGAGGTCCCCACGTGACCGGGCCCGCCATCTTGATAACTGGGATCGAAGCCCAGCCCGCCGTGAGAAGTCTCCCTATGATCGAGGCCGTCACTTTGATCATAGTAGGTCTCCTTATGACCGCAATCGTCATTATGATCATAGAAGCCGTAGCCCAAGTTATTCAGAGTGGTCCCCACAAGATCAAGGCCGCCACCATCATAGGAGGGACAGGACACCAAACTTCATGGAGCCGTCCCCACGTGATCGGAGTAGGACTACTTATCATCGAGACACAGGTCGGAAAAGTGGACCAAGTGATAAAAAGGATAGTCATTTTGAAGGCAAAAAGCATGATGGGAAGTTCAATAACCAAAAGGATGTTAGTATGAAAGATGCTAAGGATTCTGAGGTTAGAAGCTGTCCTGAAAATCGTAACTGCTCAATTGTTAAAAGTGGCAACCATCCAGTAAACAATGATGGTTTGCCTCAATGTCCTGCAGTGAATGCCTTGGAGCCTTCAGAGGAAAATGGAGCTGTTGAGGAGGCGGCATCTATGGAAGAAGACATGGATATATGCAATACCCCACCACATGTTACAACTGTAGCAGAAGGAACCATTGGAAAGTGGTATTACGTCGATCAGTTTGGTGTGGAACAAGGACCTTCCAGATTATGCAAGCTAAAGTCACTGGTGGAAGAGGGGTATATTGTGGCTGACCACTTTGTCAAACACGCAGATAGTGAAAGGTGGGTTACTGTTGAGAATGCAGTTTCTCCGATGGCAACTGTAAATTTTCCATCAGTTGTTTCAGATGTAGTTACACAGATGGTGAGCCCTCCCGAGGCTTCTGGTAATGTCTTGGAAGACAAGTGTGATCTAGCTCAACTTAATGACCAGGTAGCTGTGGATACTTTTCCTCCTCCATCAGAGATTGTACCATGTCATGGGGATAATTTGACTGCAGCTGAACCTTCTTCCGAACATCATATTGATGAGAGAGTAGGGGCACTATTAGAGGGATTTTCTGTAACTCCTGGCAGGGAGCTGGagatcattggtg AAGTGCTGCAAGTGACCTTGGAGCACGTGGAGTGGGAGAAATGGGGAAGTGCTGAAG GGGAACACTGGAATCAAAGTTCAGACGAGTTCTCACTTAGTTCAGAGGTGCAGAAAGAATCCACAGAGCCGAGGACCAGTGACAAGGAAACTGATTTCTTCTGCAGTGACCCAGCTGAATTGTTCTCTGGTCTGTGGTCATGCAAGGGTGGTGATTGGAAAAGAATCGATGAAGCCACACAAGATAGGCTGTGGAAAAAGAAACTTGTTCTCAATGATGGTTATCCTCTATGCCTCATGTCAAAATCTGGGATTGAAGACCCAAGATGGCTGCAGAAAGATGAATTGTACAACCAGTCACACAGCAGAAAGCTTGATCTTCCATCATGGGCTTTTACTCCTGATGAGTGGAATGATAGTAACATTGTCGGAAGACCCAATCAATCTAAACCTCCAGTGCTAAGGGGTACTAAAGGGATGATGCTTCCAGTGATCAGGATTAATGCATGTGTAGTTAAGGAGCATGGGTCATTTGTATCTGAGCCTCACACTAAAGTTAGAGGAAAAGATAGACATCCTCAGAGGTCATCACGACCATATGTGGTGACTGGTGATACTAAGAGGTCGTCAGAAGAAGCCGTCTATCGCTCGAAAAGTAGGCAGGACCAAGAATTACATGGTTCCAGCAAGAGCATCATGCCCTTAATTATTCCAAAGGATCGTCTTTGCTCAGCGGATGAGTTACAGTTACATTTAGGTGAGTGGTACTACCTTGACGGGGCTGGGCATGAAAGAGGGCCTTTCTCGTTTATTGAGTTGCAGGTattggttgatcaaggtgttatACCAGAAAATAGCAGCGCTTTCAGAAGGGTGGATAGGATCTGGGTCCCAGTTCCTTCAAGTTCAAAGACATCTGATCTGTCAAAGATGTGCCAAACACCCAATGAGACTCTTGGAGCTTCTGAGTCAGAGTTGGAGAGTTCTCTACAAAGTGCACCTAGTGGTGCTCCTTGCACATTTCATGGCATGCATCCTCAGTTTATCGGGCATACCCAAGGAAAGCTTCATGAGTTGGTCATGAAGTCATACAAGAGCAGGGAACTTGCTGCTGCTATTAATGAGGTCCTGGATCCCTGGATAAATGCAAGACAACCAAAGAAAGAGAGCAATCCAG ATTTTCGCGCCAGTAAAAAGGCGAGGTGCCATGGAAGTGAGGAAGAATATGAAATGGAAGAGGACATATCGGTATTTCAGAATGATGAATGCCAGTTTGATGATCTATGTGGTGATGAAACTTTCAATAGAGAAACCATTACTACATCTGGAATAAAAAATGGAAGCTGGGATCTACTGAATGATCGTGTGCTTGGACGGGTCTTTCACTTCCTTAAAGCTGATGTTAAATCTCTTGTTTATGCTTCTTTAACTTGTAAGCATTGGAGATCCATCGTAAAGATTTATAAGGGTATCTCCCCTCAGGTTGACCTGTTATCTGTTGCTTCCAGTTGCACTGATTCCATGATGCAGACGATAATG AGTGGCTACAACAAGGAAAAGATAACTTCCTTGGTTTTACGTGATTGTACCAGCATAACTCCCAGAATGCTTGAGGATGTTCTGTTTTCATTCTCTTGTCTATCCTATATAGATATTAGAGGTTGCAGCCAACTTGACGATGTTGCTGTTAAATTTCCAAATATTAATTGGATTAGGAGCAGGAGCTCGAATTTGAAAGTTAAGAGTCTCAAAAACTTTTCTGATAGAACCGCATCATCTTATAGAAATTATAGTAGTCAGGAAAATCAGATGGATGATTCAATTGGACTGAGAGACTACTTGGAAAGTTCGGACAAGAGAGAGTTTGCCAACCAGTTATTCCGCCGGAGCTTGTATAAACGTTCAAAGGCTTTTGATGCTAAGAAGTCCTCATCCATGCTATCTAGGGATGCCCAATTGAGGCATTTGGCAATGAGGAAATCAAGAAATTGTTTCAAGAGGATGAAGGAATTTCTTGCCTCAAGTCTAAGGGAGATAATGAAGGAAAATACCTTCGAATTTTTTGTTCCAAAG GTTGGAGAGATTGAGGAGAAAATCAGAAGTGGATTTTATGCTAGTCGTGGCTTGAAATCTGCCAAAGAGGATATAAGTCGAATGTGCAGGGATGCGCTAAA ATCAAAAAATCGTGGTGATGCCAAAGACATGAATCGCATTATTGCACTATTTATTCGTCTTGCTACTAGGTTGGAAGAAGATCCCAAGTCATTCCGTACAGGAGATGAGATGATGAAGACTTCAAAAGATGAGTCTCCTCCAGGATTCTCTTCTAGtacaacaaaatacaaaaagaatccTGCTAGAATGTCTGAAAAGAAATACTTCAACAGAAGCAATGGATCTTCCTATGTTAATGGTGTATCTGACTATGGAGAGTTTGCAAGTGATAGAGAAATCAAAAGACGCTTATCCAAGTTGAGGTTGAAATCCTTAGATTCAGGGAGTGAAACATCTGATGATCTTAGCGGATCTTCTGGTGATACTTCGAGTGACAACGAGAGTACTGCTTCAGAGACAGAAAGTGACTTGGATTTAAGATCAGAATGTGGAGCTGCAGAATCAAAAGATTATTTTACTCCAGATGATGGGTTTGATTCATTTGCTGATGATCGTGAATGGGGTGCTCGCATGACTAAGGCTAGCCTGGTCCCTCCGGTAACAAGGAAATATGAAGTCATCGATCATTATGTTATTGTAGCTGATGAGAAAgaagtgaaaagaaaaatgcTGGTTTCTTTGCCAGAGGATTATGCTGGGAAGCTTAGTGTGCAGAAGAATGGAACTGAGGAGTCTGATATGGAAATTCCAGAAGTGAAGGATTATAAACCAAGGAAAACACTTGGAGAAGAGGTGATAGAGCAAGAAGTCTATGGTATTGATCCATACACTCATAATCTTCTCCTCGATTCCATGCCAGATGAATCGGATTGGTCTCTACTGGACAAGCATTTGTTTATTGAAGACGTGCTCCTTCGTACTCTAAACAAGCAAGTTCGGCGGTTCACGGGCAGTCACACACCAATGATATATTCTCTGAAGCCTGTTTTCGAAGAGATTCTGGAAACTGCAGACAAAGATCAGGACAAGAGGACTGTACGTTTATGCCAGTTCATGCTGAATGCCATTGATACTCGTCCAGAGGACAATTATGTTGCCTATAGAAAG GGTCTTGGGGTTGTGTGcaacaaagaaggtggcttCAGCGAGGAAGATTTTGTCGTCGAATTCTTGGGGGAG GTTTATCCTGCTTGGAAGTGGTTTGAGAAGCAAGATGGAATTCGCTCCTTGCAAAGGAATAACAATGATCCTGCACCGGAGTTTTACAATATTTATCTTGAGAGGCCAAAG GGTGATGCTGATGGATATGATCTAGTTGTTGTTGATGCAATGCACAAAGCTAACTATGCTAGTCGAATTTGTCACTCGTGCAGACCTAATTGTGAAGCAAA AGTAACAGCTGTTGATGGTCAGTATCAGATTGGAATTTATAGTACACGACCAATTGCTTATGGTGAAGAGGTCACTTTTGATTACAATTCTGTTACGGAG AGTAAAGAAGAGTATGAAGCGTCTGTCTGTTTATGCGGCAGCCAGGTGTGCCGTGGAAGTTACTTGAATCTTACAGGTGAAGGGGCTTTCCTGAAG GTGCTCCAGGAGTACCATGGGTTACTTAACCGGCACCAGCTGATGCTAGAGGCGTGCGAACTGAATTCAGTTTCTGAAGAAGATTACATTGATCTTGGTAAAGCTGGACTTGGAAGTTGTTTACTTGCTGGTCTGCCACATTGGTTGATTGCTTATTCAGCTCGTTTG GTGAGATTTATCAATTTTGAGAGGACGAAGCTTCCCGATGAGATACTCAAACATAAtttggaagagaagaagaaatacTTTTCAGATGTTTGTCTGGAAGTTGAGAAAAACGAGTCTGAGATTCAG GCTGAGGGTGTTTACAATCAAAGGCTTCAGAACTTGGCTCTGACTCTTGACAAG GTGCGTTATGTAATGAGATGTGTTTTCGGTGACCCCGAAAAGGCTCCCCCTCCTCTTGAGAGGCTTAATCCTGAAGAGGCTGTTTCTTTTATCTGGAGAGGAGAGGGGTCTCTTGTTGAGGAACTGCTTCAATGTATGGCTCCTCATTTGGAAGATAGTATGCTAAACGATCTCAAGGCCAAGATTCGAGCTCATGATCCATCCAGGTCAGATGATCTCGAGACGGGCCTTCGAAAATCCTTAATATG GTTGAGAGATGAGGTCCGAGATCTTCCATGCACATACAAATCTCGACATGATGCTGCTGCTGACTTGATTCATTTATATGCTTATACAAAGTGTTTTTTTAGGATACGA GAATACAAGACTGTAACGTCACCTCCTGTATATATAAGTCCTTTAGACCTGGGACCCAAATATACTGATAAGCTGGGACCTGGTACTCACGAGTATCGCAAGACATATGGTGAAAATTATTGCTTAGGACAGCTGTTTTATTGGTATAACCAAGCTAATGCAGATCCGGAGAATTGTCTTTTCAAGGCGAGCAGGGGTTGCTTGTCTTTACCTGAAGCTGGCTCTTTTTATGCTAAAGTCCAGAAGCCGTCCCGGCAACGTGTTTACGGCCCAAGGACTGTGAAGTTCATGCTGTCTAGAATG GAGAAGCAGCCGCAGAGAGCATGGCCAAAGGATCGGATATGGTCATTTAAGAATAGTCCCAATGTATTTGGCAGTCCTATGCTGGATGGTATTTTAAACAAGTCTCCCCTAGAAAGGGAGATGGTACATTGGCTTAAGCATAGACCTGCAATCTTTCAGGCCAAGTGGGATAGATGA
- the LOC107025250 gene encoding uncharacterized protein LOC107025250, with protein sequence ECRKIVIDFLFCVLGILEQEKHLRLWLFECKEPSHDAFVLGVAAACLLSIAHVLANLLGGCSVCATDDIKQASPSRKLSMACLVFTWIIMAIGMGLLVIGTMANNKSRASCGFSHHHFFSIGGILCFIHAIFAVAYYSTASMLLAL encoded by the exons gaatgtagaaaaattgttattgattttttgttttgtgttttggGGATTTTGGAACAGGAAAAACATCTTCGATTGTGGTTATTCGAATGTAAAGAGCCAAGCCATGATGCATTTGTACTAGGTGTGGCTGCAGCATGTCTTCTTTCAATTGCTCATGTTCTTGCCAATCTTCTTGGTGGCTGCAGTGTTTGTGCTACTGATGACATTAAGCAAGCATCCCCAAGTAGAAAACTATCAATGGCTTGTCTTGTTTTTACATG GATCATAATGGCAATAGGAATGGGACTACTGGTTATAGGGACAATGGCAAACAACAAATCAAGAGCTTCTTGTGGGTTTTCACATCACCATTTTTTCTCAATTGGTGGAATTTTGTGTTTCATCCATGCCATCTTTGCTGTTGCCTATTATTCTACTGCCTCAATGCTACTTGCCCTATAA
- the LOC107026402 gene encoding STOREKEEPER protein, producing MAPKTKSRLVDQPPSASSSEVQELVEESQEEEEEQQSREEEGEEESGEETEEDEEPKTSHPVVKRPISQKLVQTPQKPQFSSGSENGSGSDSEAESGSSLPSPSASAFTVKPNVAAKAAASSKATPKRPQEAQKEKGRKKPKVAEEEEKKSAATPRSLWSDDDQLALLKGILEYKTVKGMEPSADMSAFHEFIRGKLQAEVSKSQISDKVRRLRKKFLTNVKDGEEPVFTKSQDFLVFEHSKRIWGAPGAINGGVKDNVNNSSNGKAKKSVEVRKISEPKRSAKVSKPKDDEKQKEEEKQIAVKEVVKEDIVKGDQLDFQSKYPRLAASLEAMSGLSKMYPNGTSLLKEKMSLIATDKAKVLEEKWKILEDDEADLMVKRLDFIAEHYRLVVDAMRGN from the coding sequence ATGGCCCCCAAAACCAAATCCCGCTTAGTAGACCAGCCTCCTTCTGCATCATCCTCTGAAGTACAAGAATTGGTGGAGGAATCccaggaagaagaagaagaacaacaatCGAGGgaggaagaaggagaagaagaatcAGGGGAAGAaactgaagaagatgaagaaccCAAGACATCTCATCCCGTTGTAAAGAGACCCATTTCTCAAAAACTAGTTCAGACACCACAGAAGCCCCAATTTTCTTCTGGAAGCGAAAATGGGTCAGGATCCGATTCGGAAGCGGAATCGGGTAGTTCTCTGCCTTCACCTTCTGCATCGGCTTTCACCGTTAAGCCGAATGTTGCTGCTAAAGCTGCTGCCTCATCGAAAGCAACACCAAAGAGACCACAAGAGGCGCAGAAAGAGAAAGGGAGGAAGAAGCCAAAGGTTGcagaagaagaggagaaaaagtcTGCTGCTACTCCCCGGAGTCTTTGGAGCGATGATGACCAGCTTGCTCTACTCAAAGGTATTCTTGAATACAAGACGGTAAAAGGTATGGAACCTAGTGCCGACATGTCTGCTTTCCATGAATTCATCAGGGGAAAGTTGCAGGCTGAAGTTTCCAAGAGTCAAATTAGTGACAAGGTAAGGAGGCTAAGGAAGAAATTTTTGACTAATGTGAAAGATGGTGAAGAACCAGTTTTCACGAAGAGTCAGGATTTTCTGGTTTTTGAGCACTCGAAGAGAATTTGGGGCGCTCCAGGAGCTATTAATGGAGGGGTTAAGGATAATGTTAACAATAGCTCAAATGGCAAAGCTAAAAAGAGTGTTGAGGTTAGAAAGATTTCTGAGCCTAAGAGAAGTGCTAAAGTTAGCAAACCAAAGGATGATGAGAAACAGAAGGAAGAAGAGAAACAGATTGCCGTAAAAGAGGTGGTTAAGGAGGATATAGTTAAGGGTGATCAACTGGATTTCCAGTCCAAGTATCCACGTTTGGCTGCATCACTTGAAGCTATGTCTGGCTTGTCTAAAATGTATCCTAATGGAACAAGTTTGTTGAAGGAGAAGATGAGTTTGATTGCTACCGACAAGGCTAAAGTGTTGGAGGAGAAGTGGAAGATTCTGGAGGATGATGAAGCTGACTTGATGGTGAAGCGCCTCGATTTCATTGCGGAGCATTACAGATTGGTGGTTGATGCAATGAGAGGTAACTAG
- the LOC107024174 gene encoding uncharacterized protein LOC107024174 isoform X2 produces the protein MGVEPQKDQPKEMDWKTLGGTGSSEANVGPAVKKRLPKRIRQVPEYYFLPRRSLPYSIAFYGSFIAAGVGAGMLLEAWINKKVKEDGGVIWEFDK, from the exons ATGGGTGTGGAACCGCAAAAAGACCAACCGAAAGAGATGGACTGGAAAACTCTGGGTGGAACGGGGAGTAGTGAGGCTAATGTTGGACCAGCTGTGAAGAAACGGCTTCCAAAAAGGATTCGACAAGTTCCTGAGTATTATTTTCTTCCACGAAGATCCTTACCATACTCCATCGCCTTTTATGGGTCGTTTATTGCTGCAGGTGTTGGTGCAGGAATGCTACTCGAAGCATGGATCAACAAGAAGGTAAAAG AGGATGGAGGAGTCATTTGGGAGTTCGACAAGTGA
- the LOC107025803 gene encoding transcription factor bHLH117, protein MERKLPLVQPEFNAGEALLLPLMESDEAFINGMYNGLSYQSLLSLNLDHSYYGEVKPFSANSSNFRPSFTNDMLCAGTTASSQIQQSSGTFHEFSTGDFAWLDKKTEINPDADQKLKYPKLEPVTDNLQLYPYNNEVLLCEPFNYFSNGVGYPSLPDLRCMEQPNYLDFSSSLVTTENRVVEPVRPVSEVMSNLLKNRQPYSSSTTRLRRQKLSEKIRCLEKLLPWDKKMDTSTMLEEAYKYVKFLQAQINVLQSMPPLVEGGASSDQDRNGKSTSYGLNHEAKAISVFGTLARLNRQQLLQVLLNSPVAQTYLYSKGCCVYSVEQLVQYRTIAQRNAFYRRSLFLSGMLS, encoded by the coding sequence ATGGAGAGAAAATTACCTCTCGTTCAACCGGAGTTTAATGCCGGAGAAGCGTTATTGTTGCCACTTATGGAGTCTGATGAAGCCTTCATCAACGGCATGTATAATGGATTGAGCTATCAGTCTCTGTTGAGTTTGAACCTCGACCACAGCTACTATGGCGAAGTGAAACCTTTTTCAGCTAATTCATCTAATTTTCGCCCTTCTTTCACCAATGATATGCTCTGCGCTGGTACTACTGCTTCTTCTCAAATCCAGCAAAGTTCGGGGACTTTTCATGAGTTCTCTACTGGAGATTTTGCATGGCTTGATAAGAAGACGGAGATCAATCCAGATGCTGATCAAAAGTTGAAATACCCGAAACTAGAACCAGTAACTGATAATCTCCAGTTATATCCATACAACAATGAGGTTTTGTTGTGTGAGCCGTTCAACTACTTCTCTAACGGTGTTGGATACCCCAGTCTTCCAGATCTCCGTTGCATGGAACAGCCAAACTATTTGGATTTCTCTTCATCACTGGTCACAACAGAAAACCGAGTCGTCGAACCGGTGAGGCCTGTTTCAGAAGTAATGAGTAACCTCCTAAAAAACAGGCAGCCGTATAGTTCATCTACAACTCGATTGCGAAGGCAGAAGCTAAGCGAGAAAATAAGATGTTTAGAGAAGCTATTGCCATGGGACAAGAAAATGGATACGTCAACTATGCTAGAAGAGGCGTACAAATACGTGAAGTTTCTACAGGCGCAAATTAACGTCCTACAAAGCATGCCTCCGCTGGTAGAAGGAGGTGCTTCTTCCGATCAGGATAGAAATGGAAAAAGTACAAGCTATGGATTAAATCATGAAGCGAAGGCAATTAGCGTTTTTGGGACACTAGCGAGGCTGAACAGGCAGCAGCTTTTACAGGTTTTACTGAACTCGCCTGTTGCTCAGACGTATCTCTACTCAAAAGGCTGCTGCGTTTACTCCGTAGAACAGCTGGTTCAGTACAGGACAATTGCTCAGAGAAACGCTTTCTACCGACGATCTTTGTTTCTTTCCGGCATGCTCTCTTGA